The Pantoea phytobeneficialis genome has a segment encoding these proteins:
- a CDS encoding YbaK/EbsC family protein encodes MSLESVRHFFAEHAPDVDIIEMPDAELALRLHDVEPGQLAKTLSFKVKDKIVLIVTRGDARLDNDKLKATLGRKVRMLCVDEVVNLTGHPARAVSPFGLENPLTVYCDVSLRSYDEVLPAAGSIYNAVRISPQRMADLTAAKWIDVCESF; translated from the coding sequence ATGAGCCTGGAGTCGGTACGGCACTTCTTTGCCGAACATGCACCGGATGTCGATATCATCGAGATGCCGGACGCTGAACTGGCCCTACGCCTGCATGACGTGGAGCCAGGACAACTCGCTAAAACCCTGTCTTTTAAAGTAAAAGATAAAATCGTGCTGATTGTCACGCGCGGTGATGCGCGTCTTGATAATGACAAATTAAAAGCGACACTTGGCAGGAAAGTACGTATGTTGTGCGTCGATGAGGTGGTGAATTTGACAGGCCATCCCGCCCGCGCAGTCAGCCCATTCGGCCTGGAAAATCCGCTGACCGTTTATTGCGATGTCTCATTGCGTAGCTACGATGAGGTGCTGCCTGCGGCGGGTTCAATTTACAATGCGGTGCGCATTTCGCCGCAGCGTATGGCGGATCTCACTGCGGCAAAATGGATTGACGTCTGCGAGTCGTTTTAA
- the fhuF gene encoding siderophore-iron reductase FhuF encodes MATITRQDHRFSEHPLIFIQSDRTLASALEDLMREQRSYMLETIHLGQPAPSGTLTLTEWSQPQHYRRLTQRYSDYLYRNHPDVPHEAKPLQSLWAQWYFGLLLSPLMLALLLEPRALNCAPHLIHVEFHENGHPCAFWIDVQEDEDARYLNAQQRLDRLIQYYLIPAVNGMAQHGDINAKLIWNNMGFSFWWFLGELKTLLPADVVSQLEQALFFSRTLLDGSDNPLYRTMIPRNGVMERRSCCQRYRIPDVERCGNCTLTAVCAQ; translated from the coding sequence ATGGCTACTATCACCCGTCAGGATCATCGCTTCAGCGAACATCCACTGATCTTTATCCAAAGCGACCGCACGCTGGCGAGCGCACTGGAAGATCTGATGCGTGAACAGCGCAGCTACATGCTGGAAACAATACACCTCGGCCAGCCTGCGCCATCAGGCACCTTAACACTTACCGAATGGTCCCAACCCCAGCATTACCGCCGCCTCACCCAGCGCTACAGCGATTATTTGTATCGCAATCATCCTGATGTCCCGCATGAGGCGAAGCCCCTCCAGTCGCTCTGGGCGCAATGGTACTTCGGCCTGTTGCTGTCACCGTTGATGCTGGCACTGCTGCTGGAACCACGCGCGCTTAACTGCGCTCCCCATCTGATTCACGTTGAATTCCATGAAAATGGCCATCCCTGCGCTTTCTGGATTGATGTGCAGGAGGATGAGGATGCTCGTTACCTCAACGCACAGCAGCGTCTCGATCGCCTGATCCAGTACTACCTGATTCCAGCCGTAAATGGCATGGCGCAGCACGGTGATATCAACGCCAAACTGATCTGGAACAACATGGGATTCTCCTTCTGGTGGTTCCTTGGAGAGTTAAAAACGCTGTTGCCCGCAGATGTGGTGTCACAGCTGGAGCAGGCGTTGTTCTTCAGCCGTACCCTGCTGGATGGCAGCGATAACCCGCTTTACCGCACTATGATCCCACGCAATGGCGTGATGGAACGACGTAGTTGCTGCCAGCGTTACCGCATTCCCGACGTTGAACGCTGTGGTAACTGCACATTAACAGCGGTGTGTGCTCAGTAA
- a CDS encoding DUF1435 domain-containing protein — protein sequence MIMAILAACGLWGVSWIMGKRLDSGWGVLLPCAAMPVFALWEPSFSQWRLVMIVALLLTIVMLFHHRLRHYLLLPSCLALAGGLAAVSVNFHLI from the coding sequence ATGATCATGGCGATATTGGCTGCCTGCGGCTTATGGGGTGTGAGCTGGATTATGGGTAAACGCCTGGATAGCGGCTGGGGTGTGCTGTTGCCCTGTGCGGCGATGCCGGTCTTCGCACTATGGGAACCCAGTTTCAGCCAGTGGCGGTTGGTGATGATTGTGGCGTTGTTGCTGACAATAGTGATGTTGTTTCATCATCGTCTGCGTCATTACCTGCTGTTGCCTTCCTGCCTGGCGCTGGCGGGCGGATTAGCGGCGGTGTCAGTGAATTTTCATCTGATCTGA
- a CDS encoding diguanylate cyclase, with protein sequence MKLQSYDELKHSKYRLSLMLFLFLNVAVSLFSLLPFLGEASSIHSLPAVLVAGFSISLLTLCLISPKLKLPLLNPVALLFGALWAWHINHKYHLVFYFDGSFLIISLLSVFFVSAIALSDYLVAFCLHITPPVFTVLLLDDGQHLMMILFTITLPLIGFSLHHLMRRRFDHFTRRLVRQLYEEKESFSDLSMLDPLTGLYNRRGLKNRLDTILENHAGSHFVLLLDIDHFKAYNDNYGHAMGDQALARVSVAIRDAVRSRDVVTRYGGEEFLVLMTNVNASIAMKLAERIRQYVVDLEIPHRFNEKVSTHVTISAGIAPIFDDDFDQAVANADRALYVAKNQGRNTILAWDDLPKAPLDTKDLA encoded by the coding sequence ATGAAATTACAATCTTACGATGAATTGAAACACAGCAAATATCGGCTCTCACTGATGCTTTTTCTGTTTTTGAATGTCGCTGTTTCACTATTTTCTTTGTTACCATTTTTAGGGGAGGCATCCAGCATCCACTCACTGCCAGCAGTACTGGTGGCAGGCTTTAGCATCTCTTTACTTACACTTTGTTTAATCAGCCCAAAACTAAAATTACCGCTATTAAATCCTGTGGCATTGTTATTTGGTGCATTATGGGCATGGCACATAAACCACAAATACCATCTGGTTTTCTATTTTGATGGTAGTTTTTTAATAATCAGTCTGTTGAGCGTATTTTTTGTCAGTGCCATTGCGCTAAGTGATTATTTAGTTGCTTTCTGTTTACACATCACGCCGCCGGTATTCACTGTTTTACTGCTGGATGATGGCCAGCATTTAATGATGATTTTGTTTACCATCACCTTGCCGTTGATTGGTTTTTCATTACACCATCTGATGCGTCGCCGCTTCGATCATTTCACCCGCCGTCTGGTGCGGCAGCTATATGAAGAGAAAGAGAGTTTCAGCGACTTAAGCATGCTGGACCCGTTAACCGGTTTGTATAACCGCCGGGGGCTGAAAAACCGTCTGGATACCATTCTGGAAAATCACGCAGGCAGCCACTTCGTCTTACTGCTGGATATCGACCATTTCAAGGCCTACAACGACAACTACGGCCATGCGATGGGCGATCAGGCATTGGCACGGGTTTCGGTCGCCATTCGCGATGCCGTACGCTCGCGCGATGTGGTGACACGGTACGGCGGTGAAGAGTTTCTGGTACTGATGACGAACGTTAACGCCTCAATTGCCATGAAACTGGCCGAGCGCATTCGCCAGTACGTGGTCGATCTGGAAATTCCCCATCGCTTTAATGAGAAGGTTTCGACCCACGTCACCATCAGTGCAGGTATCGCCCCGATTTTTGATGATGATTTTGATCAGGCGGTCGCGAATGCTGACCGTGCCCTGTATGTGGCGAAAAATCAGGGACGTAATACCATCCTGGCGTGGGATGATTTACCCAAAGCGCCGCTGGATACCAAAGATCTCGCCTGA
- a CDS encoding MFS transporter, producing the protein MFNWTATQRNVAFASFASWTLDAFDFFILVFVLSDLAQYFHTSVSDVSIAIMLTLAVRPIGALLFGRLAEKYGRRPILMLNIVLFSLFELLSAWSPNFAAFLTFRVIYGVAMGGIWGVASSLAMETIPDRSRGLMSGIFQAGYPCGYLLASIIFGLFFESVGWRGMFMIGALPILLLPFIYFKVPESPVWLAARQRKESTALLPIIRQHWKICIYMVLLMACFNFFSHGTQDLYPTFLKVQHQFDPHTVSIIAISYNIAAMLGGIFFGSLSERIGRKKAIMLASFLALPVLPLWAFSSGSWMIGIGAFLMQFMVQGAWGVVPTYLTELVPANARAVLPGFVYQLGNLIASVNATLQSRIAEAHGGNYGLGMAIVAGTVAVLICVFVAFGRETRGIEISGAVARESH; encoded by the coding sequence ATGTTTAACTGGACTGCGACGCAGCGAAATGTGGCTTTTGCCAGTTTCGCCAGCTGGACGCTGGATGCGTTCGACTTTTTTATTCTGGTGTTTGTACTCAGCGATCTTGCCCAGTATTTCCACACCAGCGTTTCTGATGTTTCTATCGCGATTATGCTCACGCTGGCAGTGCGGCCAATTGGTGCGCTGCTGTTTGGTCGTCTCGCGGAAAAATATGGGCGTCGCCCGATTCTGATGCTCAATATTGTGTTGTTCTCGCTGTTTGAGCTGCTGTCAGCCTGGTCACCGAACTTTGCTGCTTTCCTGACGTTCCGCGTGATTTACGGCGTGGCAATGGGGGGCATCTGGGGCGTGGCCTCGTCGCTGGCGATGGAAACCATCCCGGATCGTTCGCGGGGTTTGATGTCCGGAATTTTCCAGGCGGGTTATCCCTGTGGCTACCTGCTGGCGTCGATCATCTTCGGTTTGTTCTTCGAGAGCGTGGGCTGGCGCGGAATGTTTATGATTGGTGCGCTGCCGATTTTGTTGCTGCCCTTTATCTATTTCAAGGTGCCGGAATCCCCGGTGTGGCTGGCGGCGCGACAGCGTAAAGAGAGTACCGCCTTGCTGCCGATTATTCGCCAGCACTGGAAAATCTGTATTTACATGGTGCTGTTGATGGCCTGCTTCAACTTCTTCAGCCACGGTACCCAGGATCTCTATCCCACCTTCCTGAAGGTACAACACCAGTTTGATCCGCACACCGTAAGCATTATTGCGATTAGCTACAATATCGCGGCGATGCTGGGCGGTATCTTTTTCGGTTCGCTGTCGGAGCGTATCGGGCGTAAGAAAGCCATTATGCTGGCGTCGTTTCTGGCGCTGCCGGTGCTGCCGTTGTGGGCGTTTTCCAGCGGTTCCTGGATGATTGGCATCGGTGCGTTTCTGATGCAGTTTATGGTGCAGGGCGCATGGGGTGTGGTACCGACCTATCTCACCGAGCTGGTGCCTGCCAATGCGCGTGCGGTGCTGCCGGGGTTTGTGTACCAGTTGGGGAACCTGATTGCCTCGGTTAACGCCACCTTACAATCGCGTATTGCGGAGGCACACGGCGGTAACTATGGCTTAGGGATGGCGATTGTTGCCGGGACGGTGGCGGTGTTGATATGCGTGTTTGTCGCATTTGGACGGGAAACGCGTGGCATTGAAATATCCGGTGCCGTGGCGCGCGAGTCGCATTAA
- the rsmC gene encoding 16S rRNA (guanine(1207)-N(2))-methyltransferase RsmC: protein MSAFTPASEVILRHSDEFTARHVLFAGDLQDDLPAQLETASTRVHTQQYHHWQNLSRRLAERAVYGLVASAADVAGCDTLVYFWPKNKPEAQFQLQNLLSLMPVGSDIFVVGENRSGVRSAEGMVESWAKLEKIDSARRCGLYHGQLEQQPIFDADAFNDSYMLDGLTIHTQPGVFSRDGLDAGSALLLSTLTPHTKGKVLDIGCGSGVLATVLAQHSPKVRLWLCDVHAAAVAASKATLAANGLEGEVFASNVFSDVTGRFDLIISNPPFHDGLQTSLDAAHTLIRGAAKHLNSGGELRIVANAFLPYPQVLDETFGNHEVLAQTGRFKVYRAVYGRGAKAR, encoded by the coding sequence ATGTCTGCTTTTACCCCGGCCAGTGAAGTGATTCTGCGCCACAGTGATGAATTTACCGCCCGCCATGTTTTGTTTGCTGGCGATTTGCAGGATGACCTGCCCGCTCAGCTGGAAACCGCGTCAACACGCGTGCATACCCAACAATATCATCACTGGCAGAACCTTAGCCGCCGCCTCGCGGAGCGCGCGGTCTATGGCCTGGTCGCAAGTGCGGCGGATGTGGCAGGCTGCGATACCCTGGTTTACTTCTGGCCGAAGAATAAACCGGAAGCGCAGTTCCAACTGCAAAACCTGCTCTCGCTGATGCCGGTTGGTAGCGATATTTTTGTCGTAGGCGAAAACCGTAGCGGTGTCCGTAGCGCGGAAGGCATGGTGGAGTCGTGGGCCAAACTGGAAAAGATCGACAGCGCACGTCGCTGTGGCCTGTACCACGGGCAACTGGAACAGCAGCCCATCTTCGATGCCGACGCCTTCAACGACAGTTATATGCTGGATGGCCTGACCATTCACACCCAGCCTGGCGTATTCAGCCGTGACGGCCTTGATGCCGGAAGCGCGCTGCTGCTCTCGACGCTGACGCCGCACACCAAAGGTAAGGTGCTGGATATTGGCTGTGGCAGTGGCGTACTGGCAACCGTGCTGGCGCAACATTCGCCGAAAGTCCGTCTGTGGCTGTGTGATGTGCATGCCGCCGCAGTAGCAGCGAGTAAAGCCACGCTGGCGGCTAATGGCCTTGAAGGTGAAGTCTTTGCCAGCAACGTCTTCTCCGATGTCACCGGTCGTTTTGACCTGATCATCTCCAACCCGCCGTTCCATGATGGCCTGCAAACCAGCCTCGATGCGGCACATACGCTGATTCGTGGCGCGGCAAAACATCTCAACAGTGGCGGCGAACTGCGTATCGTCGCCAACGCCTTCCTGCCCTATCCGCAGGTGCTGGATGAGACTTTCGGAAACCATGAAGTGCTGGCGCAAACCGGACGCTTTAAAGTTTACCGTGCGGTTTACGGCCGCGGCGCGAAAGCACGTTAA